A region of Scylla paramamosain isolate STU-SP2022 chromosome 25, ASM3559412v1, whole genome shotgun sequence DNA encodes the following proteins:
- the LOC135113226 gene encoding uncharacterized protein LOC135113226, with translation MVRNGGGPPDERTYTAVKVVVLWMLPPTAFAGLLYPDSDGATLYKSVGASGRTTSFHQQLEPSNALLLVLLGPQGPQPVVAPHPAAVSYLALAPKPGAAPQPLAAPHVALAS, from the exons ATGGTGAGAAATG GTGGGGGACCTCCAGATGAGAGAACATACACTGCTGTGAAGGTGGTTGTCCTGTGGATGTTGCCTCCCACAGCATTTGCAGGTCTGCTGTACCCTGACAGTGATGGCGCCACATTGTATAA AAGTGTCGGGGCCTCTGGAAGGACCACGTCCTTCCATCAGCAGTTGGAGCCATCCAACGCTCTTCTGTTGGTGTTGCTGGGTCCGCAGGGACCCCAGCCAGTTGTTGCACCCCATCCAGCTGCTGTATCCTACCTAGCTCTTGCACCCAAGCCAGGTGCTGCACCCCAGCCACTTGCTGCACCTCACGTAGCTCTTGCATCCTAG
- the LOC135113224 gene encoding uncharacterized protein LOC135113224 isoform X1 has product MVPLSSHTTDADHRYNRVHAQTMVIVEQTIRMLKSHFRFLHSPKGSLQYRPIKCVKIINACLLLHNRCIKRGIPVPADIYHPLRMKRCSMLMPTLLCYGGVNVLQAELCSKNSHKTSSSNEIVEVPGTCLVQPLPVPAAPSPARPCSDESAAGFPALETELLTLCGHLQYSLEENMTLHHVTK; this is encoded by the exons ATGGTGCCCTTGAGCAGCCACACCACTGATGCAGATCACAGATACAACAGGGTCCATGCACAAACTATGGTCATTGTGGAGCAGACCATCAGGATGCTGAAGAGTCATTTCAG GTTTCTGCACTCCCCTAAAGGTAGCTTACAGTACAGACCCATCAAGTGtgtgaaaataattaatgcTTGCCTGCTCCTACACAACCGCTGCATCAAGAGGGGTATTCCTGTTCCTGCTGACAT CTATCACCCCTTGAGAATGAAGAGGTGCTCCATGCTGATGCCAACCCTGCTGTGCTACGGAGGGGTCAATGTACTCCAGGCAGAATTGTGCAGCAAGAACTCACACAAAACTTCTTCAAGCAATGAA ATTGTCGAAGTGCCTGGGACATGTCTTGTACAGCCACTCCCTGTTCCTGCTGCACCATCACCAGCTCGTCCATGCTCAGACGAATCTGCTGCTGGTTTTCCTGCGCTTGAGACAGAACTTTTAACTCTGTGCGGCCACCTGCAATACAGTTTAGAAGAAAACATGACTTTACACCAtgttacaaaataa
- the LOC135113224 gene encoding uncharacterized protein LOC135113224 isoform X2, translating into MVIVEQTIRMLKSHFRFLHSPKGSLQYRPIKCVKIINACLLLHNRCIKRGIPVPADIYHPLRMKRCSMLMPTLLCYGGVNVLQAELCSKNSHKTSSSNEIVEVPGTCLVQPLPVPAAPSPARPCSDESAAGFPALETELLTLCGHLQYSLEENMTLHHVTK; encoded by the exons ATGGTCATTGTGGAGCAGACCATCAGGATGCTGAAGAGTCATTTCAG GTTTCTGCACTCCCCTAAAGGTAGCTTACAGTACAGACCCATCAAGTGtgtgaaaataattaatgcTTGCCTGCTCCTACACAACCGCTGCATCAAGAGGGGTATTCCTGTTCCTGCTGACAT CTATCACCCCTTGAGAATGAAGAGGTGCTCCATGCTGATGCCAACCCTGCTGTGCTACGGAGGGGTCAATGTACTCCAGGCAGAATTGTGCAGCAAGAACTCACACAAAACTTCTTCAAGCAATGAA ATTGTCGAAGTGCCTGGGACATGTCTTGTACAGCCACTCCCTGTTCCTGCTGCACCATCACCAGCTCGTCCATGCTCAGACGAATCTGCTGCTGGTTTTCCTGCGCTTGAGACAGAACTTTTAACTCTGTGCGGCCACCTGCAATACAGTTTAGAAGAAAACATGACTTTACACCAtgttacaaaataa